Proteins encoded in a region of the Stieleria neptunia genome:
- a CDS encoding XrtA system polysaccharide deacetylase has product MTGRPLHAMTVDVEDYYQVSGMEDRVCRSDWDQLESRVERSTDRMLSLFDDVEVRGTFYILGWVAERFPRLVKRIADAGHEIASHGYWHRLVYEITPDEFAKDITDSCDAIYTACGIRPTAYRAPSFSIIQESLWALDILVENGFTDDSSIFPIAGHDRYGVPGSRKDIHTRKTTHGPIREYPPSIARFGKAPVPVGGGYFRLLPLHLTVRAIQSIEKKHRPAMFYIHPWEIDPQQPRVKGLRRSAAFRHYIGLERTERKLRRMMNRLSFGTMTESRKDADRHQKKTADKRSDLNASISR; this is encoded by the coding sequence ATGACCGGCCGCCCCCTTCACGCGATGACCGTCGATGTCGAAGACTACTACCAGGTCTCCGGCATGGAAGATCGCGTGTGCCGTTCGGATTGGGACCAACTGGAAAGCAGGGTCGAACGCAGCACCGATCGCATGCTGTCGTTGTTCGATGATGTCGAGGTGCGGGGGACGTTTTATATCTTGGGCTGGGTCGCCGAACGGTTTCCCCGACTGGTCAAGCGGATCGCCGACGCCGGTCACGAAATCGCGTCACACGGCTATTGGCACCGGTTGGTTTACGAAATCACCCCGGATGAATTCGCCAAAGACATCACCGACAGCTGCGATGCCATCTACACGGCTTGCGGCATCCGACCGACCGCCTATCGCGCCCCCAGTTTTTCGATCATTCAAGAATCACTCTGGGCGCTGGACATTCTGGTCGAGAACGGTTTCACCGACGACAGCAGCATTTTTCCGATCGCGGGGCACGACCGCTACGGCGTCCCGGGATCGCGAAAAGACATCCATACCCGCAAGACCACGCACGGACCGATCCGCGAATATCCGCCATCGATCGCCAGGTTCGGCAAAGCCCCGGTGCCGGTCGGGGGAGGATATTTCCGGCTACTGCCACTTCACTTGACCGTCCGCGCGATTCAGTCGATCGAAAAGAAACACCGACCGGCGATGTTTTACATTCATCCCTGGGAAATCGACCCCCAGCAACCCCGCGTGAAAGGTTTACGTCGCTCGGCCGCTTTCCGACATTACATCGGACTGGAACGCACCGAACGAAAACTGCGTCGTATGATGAACCGATTGTCGTTCGGAACCATGACCGAATCACGAAAGGATGCCGACCGGCATCAGAAGAAAACCGCCGACAAACGCTCCGATCTAAACGCCTCGATCAGTCGATGA
- a CDS encoding exosortase-associated EpsI family protein, whose translation MTDSNQSHPIQSRRVIVASLLALTLLSGVVHGYLDGRWTTQTSRSDQGALLNQLPTTIGPWKMLDEQDLPESAQRLLRCYGSVVRVYQHTETGVMINFAVMYGPRGPIAVHTPEVCYSSVGTKQTRPRRMETFETKEDRHQVWSVEFSRDDEPEASLAVYYGWSDGGAFVAADSPRFWLTDDLYKIQLAGPVTGSAIDPCHSFLEAFLPHLEKLVQ comes from the coding sequence ATGACTGATTCAAATCAATCCCACCCGATCCAATCACGACGCGTCATCGTTGCCAGTCTGCTGGCGCTGACGTTGCTGTCGGGAGTTGTGCACGGCTACCTGGACGGACGCTGGACGACACAAACGTCGCGATCCGATCAAGGGGCATTGCTCAATCAGTTGCCGACAACGATCGGTCCCTGGAAGATGCTCGACGAGCAAGACCTTCCGGAATCAGCACAGCGATTGCTGCGTTGTTACGGTTCGGTCGTTCGTGTTTATCAACACACCGAAACCGGCGTGATGATCAACTTTGCCGTCATGTACGGGCCCCGCGGCCCGATCGCGGTGCATACCCCCGAAGTCTGTTACAGTTCGGTCGGAACCAAACAAACCCGACCGCGTCGAATGGAGACATTCGAGACGAAAGAAGACCGTCACCAAGTGTGGTCGGTCGAATTCAGCCGCGATGACGAGCCAGAAGCATCGTTGGCAGTGTATTACGGATGGAGCGACGGTGGGGCATTCGTCGCCGCGGACAGCCCGCGTTTTTGGCTGACTGACGACCTGTACAAGATCCAGCTTGCCGGTCCCGTGACCGGATCGGCGATTGATCCCTGTCATTCGTTTTTAGAAGCGTTCTTGCCCCACCTTGAGAAACTCGTTCAATAA
- a CDS encoding sugar transferase yields the protein MLDFASPQDDYYDSDEDSSISTAVSDRERADTHDLREQPRRTSSIDDCKRIAVERAKYFRRKYAVERVLGGVMFLAAAPVIAVLIGLIRITSKGPGIYRQKRVGLHGETFYVYKLRSMYVNAERGGKPVWSTKKDKRITPLGKVLRRTHLDELPQLWNVVKGEMALTGPRPERPEICGVLTTFIDDYYHRNVVKPGVTGLAQINLEPDETVADVKRKQFLDLLYIQNADLWLDLRMLTATGLRVVGIRGGRAMKLLSLCRAHLVAESVIILPADHRKLFPEQGASVASNSAERSDRPDHRSNPAIRCDRRHAPK from the coding sequence GTGCTCGATTTTGCATCGCCACAAGACGACTACTACGACAGCGATGAAGACTCCTCGATTTCGACGGCGGTCAGCGACCGGGAACGCGCCGACACGCATGATCTGCGTGAACAGCCGCGGCGGACGTCCAGCATCGATGACTGCAAACGCATTGCCGTCGAACGCGCCAAATACTTCCGCCGCAAGTACGCGGTCGAACGTGTCCTCGGTGGTGTGATGTTCCTCGCTGCGGCGCCGGTCATCGCCGTGCTGATTGGACTGATCCGGATCACGTCCAAAGGACCGGGAATCTATCGCCAAAAACGTGTCGGGCTGCACGGCGAAACGTTCTACGTCTACAAGCTGCGCTCGATGTACGTCAACGCCGAACGCGGCGGCAAGCCCGTCTGGAGCACCAAAAAAGACAAACGCATCACGCCGCTGGGCAAAGTCCTTCGCCGCACCCACCTGGACGAATTGCCCCAGTTGTGGAACGTCGTCAAGGGCGAAATGGCGCTGACCGGACCGCGTCCCGAGCGGCCGGAGATTTGCGGGGTGCTGACAACGTTCATCGATGACTACTACCACCGCAACGTCGTCAAACCCGGTGTCACTGGCCTAGCCCAAATCAATTTGGAACCCGATGAAACCGTCGCCGACGTCAAACGTAAACAGTTTTTGGACCTGCTGTACATCCAGAACGCCGACCTGTGGCTGGATTTGCGAATGCTGACCGCGACCGGACTGCGAGTTGTCGGAATCCGCGGTGGCCGAGCGATGAAGTTGCTGTCCCTGTGTCGAGCCCACTTGGTGGCCGAATCTGTCATCATCCTGCCCGCCGACCATCGAAAACTGTTTCCTGAACAAGGGGCTTCCGTTGCAAGCAACTCCGCGGAGCGATCCGACCGCCCCGATCATCGGAGCAATCCCGCGATTCGTTGCGACCGTCGCCACGCACCAAAATGA
- a CDS encoding tetratricopeptide repeat protein: MPQPTSTVDGDAPIAAPQQADPRHEPEVISESHAGKLDARRYHWVMDWRLVGYTALGVAFLMVATVASYAYHSSKAASTFLSRADQAAADGKPAEEVRWLSSYLLLHPEDHEKIIRAAISADVAADEATRENLAQRVTTARKRLGTAIAYLGSAEDDGVDDANAETRRDLRKRLINRLIQSGGYFYKDVERHVRLLDADRNDAEAHKWLAIAIVGQVQEMLYQDRDPNAVELEADYYGWLSHQPPGIVLREAVKRNPDDLDLVGSFIALLQTDPESFGIAIASDEQNVGSFTRTIASLDEDTAEVLDSVLLGLHARPDSRAKILLYRYASMAGESAKASELIKAAAAEASARLAAQDFAKPESETDDTEEDKPEPGLRLSPEAEALVWDYQCVYFGAGSIVDRAAVSIATEDEIKLATDWLKQLRDLGVDSVPVRPDAVKQTYLVSGLLAESSADLDRAIELWQEGLTVVNDDNLDLLGNVAWALARRAADADQAEKPAATKAAENAIEKFAGVIDAKKSELMLMTSDQISLADRTAFAEAITNADWKKKVARATVIAGMETSSENDRQIIRLLDGLTDDEIRLEPQIRIAGISQLTGAYQRQLAFDLAATTLTEAAELFPTNQALVQASGEAWTRSGNRLQAAKQWQRARLSNVPRVRVASLEAEFAYQLRLIPEQREIATLRSRIRDLEQLLEKAGDTFSAEQLRLQTLRAQLPPEGVLAEEYLQSEELAAKISSLAEANPSNTELQMYAAERLAAAGKPEQAESVLKRLDSSDDFSPVQQKLLRARVLAASGKHAEASELLLKAMEDDSQAATGLAQTASEYAKRAGSPDLAKQALLRIPEAQRTPAVYFSLYQIAKLQEQTAEMEQFLSQLHRVEGYRSGARATGSQAETSPAYSLLIDATQLVDKLLARGGVQRDEKDYTRAKSLISRLQSLRPNWGNAVALSGWLSFASGNYASAVEQLRRGINSGDRQLRTRQLLWQALLTLGRDEEAEREIRLAGIATQSDLDPYDEISIGISIRKGDYSQALDAAKQIAQDNVDDPIAWLVYARFALVMRAQTISDSDVAEELDAEQLLKDADEAIETAARLADTPAQKSAVASARMSLAVAVGDKQKIQAALAELQKSDLKDADRFMLEAKALIALDRVDEAIEKLKAANELRPDFKAQMALVRLLRSRSRGGDALAILEQAFRQDPNNPRIRTELAAQLIDSGQEIDWDQIATLLNSDQAVTEQNRLVYALILASKGSHYQRQEAVRLLRDMAGSPTEIGLGASRVQAALMFEMASKYDQLTPSEQKQFDKDQYIAEARRVFKQLADRDNPALVDMTRYCGFLISVNDEGDLDEARQVIDRLKTLPGSALEVLKIEMMLAGQGGDKENLPSIVDQWANDPSTGNASTAAGGVETVAGEALMRNGFIDEGLAWFRRAYEANKDSFANYIVALSLAGQHDQAAAVAADRYDEQHAATTAVLLVEALLALDPDMVEPRYAQILDEAVKAYPENAALNDGVATLAMQRGENERAIALYLKVLRTDPRRLRPLNNLAMIFAELPGRELQGLKHIDAAIEVAGESAELLDTKGTVLLRGNRVQEAVRQFEKAIESGEEKNLPRYQFHLVQALLKLNRLQDAKKIWSEINFQELDLQGLTPAERDALKELQQRLGTGASETKEAA; this comes from the coding sequence ATGCCCCAGCCCACATCGACTGTAGACGGCGACGCCCCCATCGCCGCGCCGCAGCAAGCTGATCCCCGTCACGAGCCAGAGGTGATCTCTGAATCGCATGCCGGAAAACTGGACGCCCGGCGTTACCACTGGGTGATGGATTGGCGGCTGGTCGGCTACACCGCACTCGGTGTCGCGTTTCTGATGGTCGCAACGGTCGCTTCCTACGCCTACCATTCCAGCAAGGCGGCGAGCACGTTCCTCAGTCGTGCCGATCAGGCCGCTGCCGACGGCAAGCCCGCCGAGGAGGTTCGCTGGTTGTCGAGCTATCTGCTACTGCATCCAGAGGACCACGAAAAAATCATCCGTGCGGCAATCTCCGCCGATGTCGCAGCCGACGAGGCGACACGCGAGAATCTGGCCCAACGCGTCACGACGGCACGAAAACGCCTCGGTACGGCGATCGCTTACCTTGGCAGCGCGGAAGACGACGGTGTCGATGATGCCAATGCGGAAACGCGACGTGATCTGCGCAAGCGGTTGATCAACCGCCTAATCCAAAGCGGAGGCTACTTCTACAAAGACGTTGAGCGCCACGTCCGGCTGCTCGACGCCGATCGCAATGACGCCGAAGCCCACAAGTGGCTGGCAATCGCGATCGTCGGGCAGGTCCAAGAAATGCTCTACCAAGATCGCGATCCGAATGCGGTTGAGCTGGAAGCGGACTACTACGGCTGGCTGTCTCACCAACCGCCGGGCATCGTGTTGCGTGAAGCGGTCAAACGCAATCCGGATGACCTGGACTTGGTCGGGTCCTTCATCGCGCTGCTGCAAACCGATCCGGAATCGTTTGGAATCGCAATCGCCAGCGACGAACAGAATGTCGGATCCTTTACCCGAACCATTGCGTCGCTGGACGAGGACACCGCCGAAGTCCTGGATTCGGTCTTGCTGGGACTCCACGCGCGTCCGGACTCGCGTGCCAAAATTTTGCTTTATCGGTACGCTTCGATGGCCGGAGAAAGCGCCAAGGCCAGCGAGTTGATCAAGGCGGCTGCCGCCGAAGCATCGGCCAGGCTGGCGGCGCAAGATTTCGCTAAACCCGAATCGGAAACGGACGACACCGAGGAAGACAAGCCGGAGCCGGGGCTGCGTTTGAGCCCCGAAGCCGAAGCGTTGGTTTGGGATTATCAGTGTGTTTATTTCGGTGCCGGATCGATCGTCGACCGTGCCGCCGTTTCGATCGCGACCGAAGATGAAATCAAGCTCGCCACCGACTGGCTGAAGCAATTGCGTGACCTCGGGGTCGACTCGGTCCCGGTCCGTCCCGATGCCGTCAAGCAAACCTATCTCGTTTCCGGGTTGCTCGCCGAGTCATCGGCAGACTTGGATCGAGCGATTGAGCTTTGGCAGGAAGGGCTGACGGTCGTCAACGACGATAACTTGGATCTGCTCGGCAACGTCGCCTGGGCGCTCGCGCGGCGGGCCGCCGACGCCGACCAGGCCGAGAAACCTGCGGCAACCAAAGCAGCCGAAAATGCGATTGAAAAGTTCGCAGGCGTTATCGATGCCAAGAAAAGTGAATTGATGCTGATGACCAGCGATCAAATCAGTTTGGCCGATCGAACGGCGTTTGCTGAAGCGATTACCAACGCCGATTGGAAAAAAAAGGTGGCTCGGGCGACCGTCATTGCCGGGATGGAAACGTCGTCAGAAAACGATCGGCAAATCATTCGCTTGCTCGATGGATTGACCGACGACGAAATTCGGCTGGAGCCCCAGATCCGAATCGCCGGCATCTCGCAGTTGACCGGAGCCTACCAGCGACAGCTCGCCTTCGACTTGGCCGCAACGACGCTGACCGAAGCCGCCGAGCTTTTTCCGACCAACCAAGCACTGGTGCAAGCCAGCGGCGAAGCCTGGACCCGCTCGGGCAACCGCTTGCAGGCTGCCAAACAGTGGCAGCGGGCCCGTCTGTCAAACGTCCCCCGTGTCCGCGTTGCCTCGCTGGAAGCCGAGTTTGCGTACCAGTTGCGATTGATCCCCGAACAGCGCGAGATTGCGACACTCCGATCGCGGATCCGCGACTTGGAACAATTGTTGGAAAAAGCCGGTGACACCTTTTCCGCAGAACAGCTTCGCTTGCAAACCCTGCGGGCCCAGTTGCCCCCGGAAGGTGTGCTCGCCGAAGAATACCTTCAATCGGAAGAGCTCGCCGCCAAAATCTCATCGTTGGCCGAAGCGAATCCGAGCAACACCGAATTGCAGATGTACGCGGCAGAACGGCTGGCGGCAGCAGGCAAACCCGAGCAAGCCGAATCGGTCCTCAAGCGGCTCGATTCGAGCGACGATTTTTCTCCCGTCCAGCAGAAATTGCTGCGTGCCCGCGTGCTCGCCGCGTCCGGAAAGCATGCCGAGGCCAGCGAGTTGCTACTCAAGGCGATGGAAGACGATTCGCAAGCCGCAACCGGACTTGCGCAAACGGCGTCGGAATACGCCAAACGCGCCGGATCACCCGATCTGGCCAAACAGGCCCTGCTCCGCATCCCTGAGGCTCAACGGACCCCAGCGGTCTATTTTTCGCTTTATCAAATCGCCAAGCTTCAAGAGCAGACCGCAGAGATGGAGCAGTTTCTGTCCCAGTTGCATCGTGTCGAAGGGTATCGTTCGGGCGCTCGCGCGACCGGTAGCCAAGCGGAGACATCGCCGGCCTATTCGCTGTTGATCGATGCGACCCAGTTGGTCGATAAGTTGCTGGCGCGGGGAGGCGTGCAACGAGACGAGAAAGATTACACGCGTGCCAAGTCGTTGATCAGCCGCTTGCAGTCCCTGCGTCCCAATTGGGGCAACGCCGTCGCGCTCAGCGGTTGGTTGTCATTTGCAAGCGGAAACTACGCGTCGGCAGTCGAACAATTACGTCGCGGCATCAACTCCGGTGATCGACAACTTCGTACGCGACAACTGCTCTGGCAAGCGTTGCTTACACTCGGGCGTGACGAGGAAGCCGAACGGGAGATCCGTCTGGCAGGCATCGCCACCCAAAGCGATCTGGATCCCTACGACGAAATCTCGATCGGTATTTCGATTCGCAAAGGTGACTATTCACAGGCCTTGGATGCAGCCAAGCAAATCGCCCAGGACAACGTCGATGACCCGATCGCTTGGTTGGTCTACGCACGATTCGCACTGGTGATGCGAGCCCAAACGATTTCCGATAGCGACGTCGCCGAGGAGCTCGATGCAGAGCAGCTATTGAAGGACGCCGACGAAGCAATTGAGACGGCAGCACGCTTGGCCGACACGCCTGCCCAAAAGTCAGCGGTTGCGTCGGCACGCATGAGTCTGGCGGTGGCCGTCGGCGACAAGCAAAAGATCCAAGCGGCGCTGGCCGAACTGCAGAAGAGCGATTTGAAGGATGCGGACCGATTCATGCTGGAAGCCAAGGCGTTGATCGCCCTGGATCGTGTCGACGAGGCGATCGAGAAGTTGAAGGCCGCCAATGAGCTCCGTCCCGACTTCAAGGCGCAGATGGCATTGGTGCGGTTGCTGCGATCAAGAAGCCGAGGTGGCGACGCCCTGGCCATTCTGGAACAAGCGTTCCGCCAAGACCCAAACAACCCTCGGATCCGTACCGAACTGGCGGCACAGTTGATCGACAGCGGTCAAGAAATCGACTGGGATCAAATCGCCACGCTGCTCAACAGCGACCAGGCCGTCACCGAACAGAATCGTTTGGTGTACGCATTGATCCTCGCGTCGAAAGGATCGCATTACCAGCGGCAAGAAGCAGTGCGATTGCTACGTGACATGGCGGGAAGCCCGACGGAAATCGGTCTCGGTGCCTCTCGTGTCCAAGCGGCACTGATGTTCGAAATGGCGTCAAAGTATGACCAGCTGACTCCGTCGGAACAAAAGCAGTTCGATAAAGATCAGTACATCGCCGAAGCCAGAAGAGTGTTCAAGCAACTCGCCGATCGAGACAATCCCGCACTGGTCGACATGACCCGCTATTGCGGATTCCTGATCTCCGTCAACGATGAAGGAGATCTGGATGAAGCACGCCAAGTCATCGATCGATTGAAAACGTTGCCCGGATCGGCGTTGGAAGTGTTGAAGATCGAAATGATGCTGGCTGGACAGGGTGGCGACAAAGAAAACCTGCCATCGATCGTGGACCAATGGGCAAACGACCCCTCGACGGGAAATGCCAGCACCGCGGCCGGCGGAGTGGAAACGGTTGCCGGCGAAGCGTTGATGAGGAATGGATTTATTGACGAAGGCCTGGCTTGGTTCCGCCGTGCCTACGAAGCCAACAAAGACTCCTTTGCCAATTACATCGTGGCGTTGTCGCTGGCGGGGCAGCACGACCAGGCTGCCGCAGTCGCAGCGGATCGCTATGACGAACAGCACGCGGCCACCACGGCGGTCTTGCTGGTCGAAGCGTTGCTCGCCCTTGATCCGGACATGGTCGAACCACGCTATGCACAAATCCTGGATGAGGCGGTCAAGGCGTACCCCGAGAACGCGGCGCTCAATGACGGTGTTGCCACCTTGGCAATGCAGCGAGGCGAAAACGAAAGAGCCATCGCGTTGTACCTGAAAGTCTTACGCACCGACCCACGGCGGCTTCGCCCCCTGAACAATCTGGCGATGATCTTCGCCGAACTGCCCGGCCGTGAACTCCAAGGACTCAAACACATCGACGCCGCGATCGAGGTTGCCGGCGAAAGTGCCGAGTTGCTGGACACCAAGGGGACCGTCCTGTTACGCGGTAACCGGGTTCAAGAAGCGGTTCGGCAATTTGAAAAAGCGATCGAAAGCGGTGAAGAAAAAAATCTGCCCCGGTATCAATTCCATCTGGTTCAAGCACTCTTGAAACTCAATCGACTCCAGGATGCGAAGAAGATTTGGTCCGAGATCAACTTTCAAGAATTGGATCTCCAAGGTCTGACACCCGCCGAACGCGATGCGTTGAAGGAGTTGCAACAACGGCTCGGTACCGGTGCATCGGAGACCAAAGAAGCGGCTTAA